In Schizosaccharomyces osmophilus chromosome 1, complete sequence, the genomic window CTTCTGTTCCGCTCGCCATTTCTGGTGCATCTCTactttcttgattttcttcatcaggTGGAATAGTTTCAGGAATAGCGGGATTGTTGGatctgttttcttctttaacTTCTGCCTTTACGGGTGATTTTGTCGTCTTTTTTCGTTTAGGCTCTTTTTTCGCCTTTGCTTCAGCAGCGCCgtcaaaatattttttcttgtcttcATCATTCAAAGCATTCCAAGAATCGTCAAGCATCTTTTTTAATCCTGTTCCCTTCAGTGTACtaccttcttcttttaatttcgCTTTCTCCTGAGAGGAAAAATACATAAAAGCCATATAATGTGTGATTTTTGGAGTCGCAGGATTGGGTTTTTGATCTGCGTTTTGGGCATCTGCATTAGTTTCTGAAGCTTCTGTCTGCGTGCTATCTCTCAAATCTGCATCAAGTGAAGCAGCGTCTTTCTCAGTGTTTGTGTCAGCTCCAATGTTGGTTGCTTCCTCTAAATTTCCATCAACGTTTCCTTGGTCTTCTTGGGTTTTAACAACATTTTTTGAACTTTTAGAAGTGTCTGACTTAGTAGAAGGTGACTTtcgttttttgttttgtggTTGAGTTCCTTTTGTCgatattttgattttaattCCTTCAGGAGGAGGCTACAACAGTTAGTaaaattggtttttaaaaaaatatttaataCCGGCGGAGATTGTCGAGACTGTTGCCCAAGTTGTTCGGCCTTTTCTTGAGATTGTTTTTCCAACTGTTCCATTAAAAAAGCTCGCTCTAATCTTGCTCGTCGCACCGTTCGTCTAATATAatcatatttttttaatagaTGCTCATTCCCTGTTTGTACTTGTACTATCCTAGCCTTGAGATCCTTGCATTTTTGTCTGTACTTAACCTCTAAAATTCGTCAAAAATACCGCCTCTATATTCCCATACGTCTCTTCTTACCTTCAGACTTCGATACGGCTGTTGTATAGGGACTATTCGCGCTCATTAATCCtcaattcttgttttccatATACAGAGGGTAAGTCGCTGGCAACCTTAGCTGAGACTGACCATTGCCTTTGCCTTTGATAGATTACACACACAAAAGGTGggtaaaagaattgaaataCAATATGTTTAAATGTTAGAAATATAATAATAGTTCAGTGGATAATTGAATTAAATTGCAGTTTGAGAATGTTCTAACTTGATGCttaaaacattgaaaatcTATACACgttatatatattatgaAACCATATTAGCAAAAGTTGATTATTCCCATACGTATGGGTACGTTGAAGCAAATCtaatatataaatattgtAAACAGGAGTCCCAACTCTGAGGACGAAGACTGCTCACGAGTAAACATTAGAGCATCATGAGTTTATatgtaaaataaattaagtaAACGGTATACGATAAAAAGGTCTTTACCCTTCAACGAACTTCATAGCTTCATCCTTGGAAATTGTTTCGACTGTTGATACCTTATGATTGAACATAACACCATAAAACGTATCAGCAGCTTTCACCATTTCAGGTCGAAATGTTGTGCATATGAATTGGCTTGTTCTGGACATTCCCTTTACCATTGCCGCCAAAGCAGACCGATATTGAGCATCTAAATTTGCATCACATTCGTCGAGAATGTTAAAAGGGGCAGGATCACATCGCTGAATCGCAAAAATTAAAGCTAAAGCACATAATGATTTTTGACCTCCACTAAGCTGATGAATGCTTAACTGCTCATCATCCTTACTATTAAAGGATACACGGATACCAACACCTGTGTAATTATCAATTGAACTTCTCTGAGCTGCTTGGCTGTCAATGTCCATTGagttttcttgttcaaGGCTCTGACTAAGTTCGCTTCGTTTGCTCATAACTAATTCACCTCGTCCAGCAGGAAcaagcttttcaaatatttcCGAGAAATTCTTTGCTACCTGTTTGAAAGTGCGTTCTATAGCTTCATCTTTACGCTGATCCAACACCATTGTAAGCTCATTAATGGAATCTTGAGACCTTCTTAATTCTTCTCTTCtggaaatcaaagaatcaCGCTGCTTTGTAAAGTTGTTGTATTGCTCGTATGCCTTCTTATTAACGCTTCCATATTCTTTCAAAGCGTCATTGATCTTGTGCAATTTTTTGACTATAGCGTTTGAACTAGTTGAAACGTATTTAACGAAAGCTTCTTCGGGCAAAACACCAAGGGACTTAATATTTTCGTTACATTCCTTCTTACGAGCAAGCAACAGACTTCTTTTGGCAGCATTTCTTTCGCTGACTTTCGATTCGTGTTCAATTTTTGCTGCTGCCTCATGCTGTAATTCTTCGAGTGTTTCTTGTCCCTTCTCCTTGGTTTGTAAATCATCAGcaagcttttgaatttgactATCAAGTTTTTGGGATGCATCTTCAAGTTTATGAAGTTTTGCCTCGTGTTTCTCAATGGTTTTCTTGATGTTGGAAAGTTCGGATTCAT contains:
- the nht1 gene encoding Ino80 complex HMG box subunit Nht1 produces the protein MSANSPYTTAVSKSEEVKYRQKCKDLKARIVQVQTGNEHLLKKYDYIRRTVRRARLERAFLMEQLEKQSQEKAEQLGQQSRQSPPPPPEGIKIKISTKGTQPQNKKRKSPSTKSDTSKSSKNVVKTQEDQGNVDGNLEEATNIGADTNTEKDAASLDADLRDSTQTEASETNADAQNADQKPNPATPKITHYMAFMYFSSQEKAKLKEEGSTLKGTGLKKMLDDSWNALNDEDKKKYFDGAAEAKAKKEPKRKKTTKSPVKAEVKEENRSNNPAIPETIPPDEENQESRDAPEMASGTEVVRTGGFTVVNPSPKVEK